A genomic region of Fodinisporobacter ferrooxydans contains the following coding sequences:
- a CDS encoding (2Fe-2S)-binding protein, whose translation MNEDQIVICRCEEVTLGKIVETVEKYHCSSREVKLRTRAGMGFCGGRTCRGMIDRVVAQVSGKVESNQVSMSYRPPVRPVTFGVLAGDQK comes from the coding sequence GTGAACGAAGATCAAATCGTGATTTGTCGCTGTGAAGAAGTGACTTTGGGAAAAATAGTAGAGACAGTTGAGAAGTATCACTGTTCGTCACGAGAGGTCAAGCTCAGAACACGTGCGGGTATGGGTTTTTGCGGAGGGCGGACATGTCGAGGAATGATTGATCGGGTTGTGGCTCAAGTAAGTGGGAAAGTTGAATCCAACCAAGTATCGATGAGCTATCGTCCTCCCGTGCGTCCAGTTACATTTGGTGTACTGGCGGGTGATCAGAAATGA
- the dapA gene encoding 4-hydroxy-tetrahydrodipicolinate synthase: MGIVPKGIFVPLITPFNEDETIDFQAYQKVIDFQIESGVHGLLVGGTTGEYHVMSFEERKSLIRAGCEYAAERVPVMAGVGCSTAKETIELANFAAECGAKWGLVLPPYYHKTSEDGIREFFKEIAAKSNVGIVIYNYPGATGVCLSPELIYELSQEENIVSVKESADFGHLCQVAALTKDVDNFSVFTGEEHFILPTFSIGGQGAFGILVNLLPKEMVMLYELAVEKNDLHAARELNRKLSGFYGLMEAEGNPYPGPVKAGMDMIGMKGGKVRKPLTQPTDEIKTKIEEELIKLGYKVKSLNKN; the protein is encoded by the coding sequence ATGGGTATTGTACCAAAAGGAATTTTTGTACCGTTAATCACTCCATTCAATGAGGATGAAACCATTGATTTTCAGGCTTATCAAAAAGTAATCGACTTTCAAATCGAAAGTGGAGTCCATGGTCTTCTGGTTGGAGGCACAACAGGAGAATACCATGTGATGTCATTCGAGGAACGTAAAAGTTTAATCAGGGCTGGCTGTGAATATGCCGCGGAAAGAGTGCCTGTTATGGCAGGTGTTGGATGCTCTACTGCCAAGGAAACCATCGAACTTGCCAATTTTGCGGCAGAATGTGGTGCAAAATGGGGACTGGTTTTGCCTCCTTATTACCATAAGACAAGTGAAGATGGAATTCGTGAATTTTTCAAGGAAATAGCTGCAAAATCAAATGTCGGTATCGTCATTTACAATTATCCGGGAGCAACCGGCGTTTGCCTTTCACCTGAATTAATTTATGAGTTGAGTCAGGAAGAAAATATTGTAAGTGTCAAGGAATCTGCAGATTTTGGTCACCTATGTCAGGTTGCGGCTTTGACAAAGGATGTCGATAACTTTTCTGTATTTACCGGTGAAGAACACTTTATACTTCCTACTTTCTCCATTGGAGGACAGGGTGCTTTTGGAATCCTCGTCAATTTGCTTCCTAAGGAAATGGTAATGCTTTACGAACTGGCAGTTGAGAAGAACGATTTACATGCTGCACGTGAATTGAATCGTAAATTATCAGGTTTTTATGGCTTAATGGAGGCAGAAGGCAATCCATATCCAGGGCCGGTAAAAGCAGGCATGGACATGATCGGAATGAAAGGAGGAAAAGTGAGAAAGCCTTTAACACAACCTACTGACGAGATAAAAACAAAGATTGAAGAGGAACTGATAAAGTTAGGATATAAAGTTAAATCGTTGAATAAGAACTAG
- a CDS encoding (2Fe-2S)-binding protein: MKSMRITHHPVLGKLEEKREVKFTFDGKPFSAYEGETIAAALLAHGVRTLRIHEEKKSPRGIYCNIGHCFECRVRVDGKSVVRSCITPVTDGMSVESGMLNVSASMKGVKP, translated from the coding sequence ATGAAATCAATGAGGATAACACATCATCCCGTTCTTGGAAAGCTTGAAGAAAAAAGGGAAGTCAAGTTTACATTTGATGGGAAACCATTTTCGGCTTATGAAGGTGAAACGATCGCAGCGGCCCTCCTGGCACACGGAGTGCGTACACTGCGAATCCATGAAGAGAAGAAATCTCCACGAGGGATTTATTGCAATATAGGCCATTGTTTCGAATGCAGGGTCAGGGTAGATGGAAAGAGTGTAGTTCGCTCCTGCATAACTCCTGTGACAGATGGCATGAGTGTCGAATCAGGCATGCTTAATGTTTCAGCTTCTATGAAAGGAGTTAAGCCATGA
- a CDS encoding aspartate/glutamate racemase family protein — protein sequence MITKKLVEGREYGYFDKHQENRMISMKKGQYVSGYSVGILYLDECWYPVLPGNVANLSTYDFPVRLKVVPNCTQARIHAGDPTLLDDIIKAAQEFEAEGARAICAACGFFGNFQDKVAAAVDIPVYLSSVVQVPWIKSGLKPKQKIGMLTADAHGITPNLFKSCGVDDPSICVVKDLGRLPEFSAIIESRGTFDNEIVRREVVDAAINLVNENPDIGAILLECSDLPPYAADIQRAVQLPVFDFITMIRWIHYATSQKPYYGFI from the coding sequence TTGATAACAAAAAAATTAGTTGAAGGAAGAGAATACGGGTATTTCGATAAGCATCAAGAAAATCGAATGATCTCGATGAAGAAAGGGCAATATGTTTCCGGCTATTCGGTTGGCATCCTTTATCTAGATGAATGTTGGTACCCTGTATTGCCTGGAAATGTGGCCAATCTGAGTACGTATGACTTTCCAGTAAGATTAAAAGTTGTCCCTAATTGTACGCAAGCAAGGATTCATGCAGGTGATCCAACACTATTGGATGACATTATCAAAGCCGCACAAGAATTCGAAGCGGAAGGCGCTCGGGCAATCTGCGCCGCGTGTGGATTCTTTGGTAACTTTCAGGATAAAGTGGCAGCAGCGGTTGATATCCCCGTATATCTTTCCAGCGTTGTTCAAGTGCCGTGGATTAAGTCGGGTCTTAAACCTAAACAGAAAATTGGCATGTTGACTGCGGATGCGCATGGTATTACTCCTAACTTATTTAAAAGCTGTGGAGTAGATGACCCGAGTATTTGTGTAGTTAAAGACTTAGGGAGGCTACCAGAATTTTCAGCAATCATCGAGAGTAGAGGAACATTTGATAATGAGATTGTCAGAAGAGAAGTAGTGGATGCTGCTATCAATCTGGTGAATGAGAATCCGGATATTGGAGCAATTCTTTTGGAATGCAGTGACTTGCCACCTTATGCGGCTGATATTCAAAGGGCAGTACAGTTACCTGTCTTTGATTTTATTACGATGATCAGATGGATTCATTATGCCACGAGTCAAAAACCGTATTATGGATTTATCTAA